The Candidatus Methylomirabilis tolerans genome contains a region encoding:
- a CDS encoding carbohydrate ABC transporter permease — MGSRIRRLARRSIFWALLAGLATFCLLPFLWQLLTSLTPTSEISTLPPLFPTRPVLDHYLAIFQDRPFGRFILNSVIVASLTTVSCLSIGSLAAFAIAKLQFRGRNLLLFLALSISMFPPIAAVSPLYLIIRILGWRDTYAGLVVPYTTFALPLAIWILWSVFRDISDELYLAALVDGCTPFQVFVRIFLPLAAPGIGTAAILVFIFAWNEFLYALTFTSSEAMRTIPVSIALFPGLHEVPWGEMAAATIVVTTPLILLILFFQRRIVSGLTAGSVKG; from the coding sequence ATGGGTAGCCGGATAAGGCGGCTTGCAAGACGGTCGATCTTTTGGGCGCTCTTAGCAGGTCTGGCCACCTTCTGTCTCCTGCCCTTCCTGTGGCAACTGCTCACATCGCTCACACCCACTTCCGAGATCAGTACGCTGCCGCCGCTCTTTCCGACAAGGCCGGTCCTCGACCATTACCTCGCCATCTTTCAAGACCGCCCATTCGGACGGTTTATCCTGAACAGCGTAATTGTCGCCTCCCTGACTACCGTGTCCTGCCTCTCCATCGGCTCCCTTGCAGCATTTGCCATTGCCAAGCTTCAGTTCCGAGGCAGGAACCTCCTGCTCTTCCTGGCCCTCTCAATCTCCATGTTCCCTCCCATTGCCGCGGTGAGTCCGCTCTATCTGATCATTCGAATCCTGGGATGGCGGGATACCTACGCCGGGCTTGTTGTCCCCTATACCACCTTTGCCCTCCCCCTCGCCATCTGGATCCTATGGAGCGTCTTCAGGGACATCTCGGACGAGTTGTACCTGGCGGCTCTGGTAGACGGCTGTACACCGTTTCAGGTCTTCGTTCGGATCTTCCTCCCCCTCGCCGCGCCGGGGATCGGGACAGCCGCCATACTGGTCTTTATCTTTGCCTGGAATGAATTCCTCTATGCGCTGACCTTCACCTCAAGCGAGGCGATGCGGACGATCCCTGTGTCCATCGCCCTCTTTCCAGGTCTTCACGAGGTCCCCTGGGGAGAAATGGCGGCCGCCACGATCGTTGTTACCACGCCATTGATCCTTCTCATCCTTTTCTTCCAACGCCGTATCGTTTCCGGTCTCACGGCCGGTTCAGTGAAGGGGTAG
- a CDS encoding sugar ABC transporter permease, producing MRKDEIRPALLMILPACLFIGVVAIFPILNAFRISLDRRMPVFGISYFVGLDNYRFLLQDPRFWQSFLNTAYFSLLSVSLELALGLLLAILLHGSFRGRGLFRAVVLIPWAIPTVVSARMWEWILNPDFGLLNYLLQQIGLLSSPLNWLGDRVLAMHALIMADVWKTSPFVALILLAGLQMIPEELYEAARVDGAGGWQIFRRITFPLLLPFILIAFLFRTLDAFRIFDLVYVLTGGGPANTTETLSLYAYKLLFQTLQFGYGSAVAVATFLTVLLISTVCILLVKRQHHG from the coding sequence ATGAGAAAGGACGAGATCAGGCCCGCCTTGCTTATGATTCTGCCGGCCTGCCTGTTCATCGGGGTTGTGGCCATCTTCCCGATCCTGAACGCCTTCAGGATCAGTCTCGATCGGAGGATGCCTGTGTTCGGCATCTCGTACTTCGTGGGTCTCGACAACTACCGCTTCCTCCTCCAGGACCCCCGCTTTTGGCAAAGCTTCCTGAATACCGCCTACTTCTCCCTGCTCTCCGTCTCCCTGGAGCTGGCTCTCGGCCTTCTCCTGGCCATACTCCTTCACGGGTCTTTTCGAGGACGGGGCCTCTTTAGGGCTGTCGTGCTCATCCCATGGGCTATCCCCACCGTGGTCTCGGCCAGGATGTGGGAATGGATCTTGAACCCCGACTTCGGCCTGCTGAATTACCTTCTGCAGCAGATAGGCCTGCTGTCCTCCCCGCTCAATTGGCTTGGGGATCGCGTCCTGGCCATGCATGCGCTCATCATGGCCGACGTCTGGAAGACCAGCCCCTTCGTAGCCCTCATCCTGTTGGCCGGCCTCCAGATGATCCCTGAGGAATTGTATGAGGCAGCGAGGGTAGACGGAGCCGGCGGGTGGCAGATCTTTCGGCGGATCACCTTTCCTCTTCTATTGCCCTTTATCCTCATCGCTTTTCTCTTCAGAACGCTCGATGCCTTCCGGATCTTCGATCTGGTCTATGTGCTGACAGGAGGCGGACCGGCCAACACCACCGAGACGTTAAGCCTCTACGCCTACAAGCTCCTTTTCCAAACCCTTCAGTTCGGCTACGGCTCTGCGGTGGCCGTGGCGACCTTTCTCACCGTCCTGCTCATCAGCACTGTGTGTATCCTTCTCGTTAAGAGGCAGCATCATGGGTAG